A segment of the Salminus brasiliensis chromosome 1, fSalBra1.hap2, whole genome shotgun sequence genome:
atttattaactgGTATCTAATAATGTGGAAACAATATAAGAATGTAATCTATTTACAggtttttatatcatttctgtTCATGTGCTGTAGTCCAGCACCTTTTAAATCCTTTATCAAGTAGATACCCATCTTTTAATGATAGTGTATTGCCTGTCAAACTCTGTGGTCATGTATAGTTTTGAAGCATTGGTTTTGGGTTGTTTGTCATGCCTGGCTaacatctctctttttttttttttgtccttatGCAGTAATCTAGCACCATGACGAACACAAGAGGCAAGAGGAGGGGAACCAGGTACATGTTTGCCAAGCCCTTCCGCAAGCATGGTGAGTTCTTTTGAACTTTAATGGTGTCCCTGTACATAATTGAGGCTTAactttttaatgtgttttagaaATGGCCATTTCTGTCTTATCAGAGTGCTAAAATGATGCTTGAAGACTGTTGAAAAGAAGCATAGTGTACATCAACTAATTTGGCACAGAATACCCAATACATCCACtcagctgctgtttttttttggtcagaaaCTGATTACTGACTGGATAAACCAGACATGTGCACCATGTTTGCTTTGTGTGCTTTGGTTTAGTAGAATGGAAATTATTGTAGTAGAAATGAaaatgttctctcctctgccaCAGGCCCAATCCCTCTGTCCACTTACATGCGCATCTACAAGAAAGGAGATATTGTTGATATCAAGGTGAGACCCCTGTAACAGAAATGTGTGACTGAGCTGATGTATTTGTTCATAAATGGGCATTGTGCATgtcaattttattaattaatttttttgtagGGCACAGGAGCAGTTCAGAAGGGCATGCCTCACAAGTGCTACCATGGCAAAACAGGCCGTGTGTACAATGTCACACAGCATGCTGTAGGCATCATTGTCAACAAACAGGTCAAGTAAGTattgtttaaatatttgaaGTGCCAAATATTTCCGCTAAACGTGGAAGGTTTACTTGCATTTCTTTCAGGATGTCAGGCACTTATGATGCAGCAGTGGTTGGAAATGCCACACATTATAAATACTTCAATTTTCAATAAGTTGGACCATAAAATATTCAGGAAGTTTTGAAATGAAATGTGCTTTATAGCGGTTTAACCACCAGCTAATGTTTGCCCCAAGCGAACGCAAGCctcaagctaacatgctagtcaTAATACCACAAATTCAGTCTGAATCATGTTACTGTTGCATCTCCAGGTGCACCCCATCTTCACTTTGCCATAAGGGCAGCTCTGTGTCCTCTGTGGTCATTCATGTGGGGTAGAGCAGTCAGCCTTATGCACCCTGGTCAGACTGCTTCATGTCTACACCAGATTGTCAATAAGGGAACATTTTTACATGTACTTTTAAAGCTCTCACCTCAGTGTTGATTTCCACTCACTTGTGGTGCTTAATCCTATTAGGGGCAAGATCCTGGCAAAGAGAATTAATGTGCGCATTGAGCATGTGAAGCACTCCAAGAGCAGAGACAGCTTCCTGCAGCGTGTCAAGGAGAACGAGAAGAGGAAGATGGAGGCCAAGCAGGCCAACACCTGGGTGGAACTGAAGCGCCAGGTATGAAAACCTGTTTATCATCTAAGTGTTCCTTTCTGAACTTGGAAGTAAAAGCATTACTCTTTTAAATGGTTTGAGAACCAAAAACCCAGTTCAGAGGACCTCTGAAGTTTGTTGACTTGGTGAAGCAAGATCCCCCCAAAAAGTTAATCCATACTGTTTCCTGATGTTTTGTGAcctaatatttttcattttctccCTGTCACTCTAGCCTGCTGCCCCTCGTCCAGCTCACTTTGTCAGCACCAAGAACAACGAGCCCCAGCTCCTGGAGCCCATCCCCTACGAGTTCATGGCATAAATCCGCTGACCATAATAAAATTGTTTATACACACAATACCTGTCTGGAGATTTTGTTCTCAGCCTTTGATGTGATTATTAATCAGTGAAGTAAAAAGGGGTTGATTGGTACATTTTGCAAATGGGCTATTTAGTTAATATCAGTGCTGGCCCCCAAGAACTTTGTAGCTCCATGGCAACTTTACTGTAGGAAATGTATTGGGTCTGTTTCCCAGGcaaggattaagcctagtcctggactattTCCTTTTCCTCCAGTTCCTCCATTCAAActgctgtgtagtccaggactataTGTAATCCCTTCTTAGATAACCAAGCAATTAATTTGTAATGGAAGTTTTTGTCAATGTAAACAAACTTTCTCAATTTGGTTCATTTCTGTTCGTCATTGGCTGTAAAGGCTTTTAAAGGATGACTTCCAGATTTAAATAATTTCAAAGCATATTAAAAAGTAGGTTTTTGTGTGGCAGTGGAAAGTCTATTTCATGGTTGTTTGACTAGTGACTAGAAACATGCTTTAAATTAAAGCCAACAGGTTTGTAGTGAAGCTACAAACTTAAGATGGCCTTATTTACACCTGGTCCCCTGACCTGAGTATTTATTAGGTTATATCTAGATAAGGCCAAGTCACATCAAAAAGCATGTGTAGACAAGCTCCCAAGACAACCTTCAAACCGATACAGATCTGATCGCTCAAAACATTTGGATCTGGTTTACAGCTGGTTGCTTCATATCTTAAAACAAAAATCCCTGCATTTACACAGTAGTCGAGTACATCTCGGGTTAGTCGGACTCGTGCGGCAGTTGTTACTGGCTCTGGTTGTTGGATGCTTGTACACTGCTGTAACGTGGCTTAAAGGCCTGTCAGATCCCCTCCTGAAGTGGTGTGAGTGATCGGACCTGTGGTGTCTGTTTTAAATGCGTGttgggtgcgtttacacttgcGTTTACAGATGTTTGAGCCACCGCGTAACTGTGCAGCTGACACGAAACGAGTGAACTGGAGCAATCGAgctcagtctgactaaccagagacgtGCTTGACTATCAGgagtaaatgcatgtggctgaaACCTTATatcaggatacagtccagatacagTCTCTCagagtgaccaggtgtaaacagggtctatgGGTTTGTGAACAGTTGTGTAACTAGTAGCTACCTACACTGCAACAGCTGGAGTCAGTCTGGAGTCTCAGTCGGGTTAGTGCATACAGTGTACACTAGAGGGTAGTGTTAGCTTACCAGTTCTCAGCAGCAGACGCAGAAGCTGTGCCTGTGTTTAGTAAGACAACATGGTAGAAGTGATCACAGGGGACTATCAGATCTGGCTGGTAGTTTGAGAGGCATGTTATCCCAGCTGCACAGGATGACGTTCAAATAAAGGTAACAGGGACTGTG
Coding sequences within it:
- the rpl21 gene encoding large ribosomal subunit protein eL21 — its product is MTNTRGKRRGTRYMFAKPFRKHGPIPLSTYMRIYKKGDIVDIKGTGAVQKGMPHKCYHGKTGRVYNVTQHAVGIIVNKQVKGKILAKRINVRIEHVKHSKSRDSFLQRVKENEKRKMEAKQANTWVELKRQPAAPRPAHFVSTKNNEPQLLEPIPYEFMA